In the genome of Daucus carota subsp. sativus chromosome 9, DH1 v3.0, whole genome shotgun sequence, the window acTTCACATCCAAAAAAACTAAATCAATTGACCAGAAAGATGGAGAAAGTCATATTACACTAGACCAAAGAATAACATCAGCTTCTCGTCTGAAGGTATCCAGCTCTCCCCTCTTGCAATAAACTCAGCCCTCTTCCGATGAACCGAGAGTTCGAGTTTTGCCACATAGGATTGATGTGGTGAGTATATTAGTAAAAAAGTAAAACGAAAAGATTAGTCAATACAGGACTTAAGCAAGCACATGCCCTGTTATTGGCTGGACAGTCAAAAGATTTAGAAACACTTCTTTGTCGCAACAATTCATATAATTAACGCAACAAGTCATATAGTCAAGGTCCTCAAGGAATAAAAATCaccaaaacaataaaagaaGAACATAAATCCCGAAAAATAATATGGAGAAACTCTTAAGAAcagacacaaaaaaaaaaaaaattgaccttTCAATTCAATGCCCTAATTTGTTCGAAGAAACCAAAGCATTATAAGCCTTTCTCCTTCTAATCGACTCAATCACCTCCTGTCTCAAGAAGTTCCATACTAACACGACCACCGTCCTGAGGAGTCCGAACAACCTCTGAAAAATGATTCGGAACAATTGACATCTGCAATCTCCCGTCTTTTCTCACTGTCTTTAGACTGAACTTAGGCCTGCCATTCCTGTTCAAACTTGACAAAATTGGCGGGAAAACCCTAACTCTTTTTTCGGCCATTCTGATTCTTAACTTCTTTGTGGCCTCATCCTCGATATTGACTCCACTCCCGATATCCTCATTCTTAAGAACATCGACGACTGAATCTGAAGCACTTCCACCCACACCGCTGATCAATAGAGTACTTTTTCTCGAAAGATAAAGGTTGTTTCGACGAACGACTAAAGGGAGATTGTCTCCCCTTTGAACAGACTGTGAATCAGCCATGATAGGTAATATGTGTGTAAAATTAATGTAATGAGAGAGTTTATATAGAGACAGATTAATTCTTTTGGaaggtttaaattttttttaacttacaCCCAATTCTGtcacaaaatttattttctcgAATAATGTCGCACACAAATGGCTGAACCAATCATACAATGCCAACTAAGATTTGGGAAAAATAATTGGGAATAATTTTTGGATACCTAGCATTTTCCATAAGTTATTTATTGTCTggatccctttttttttttttgaaaatgctAGGTACCAAAAAAAGTGTTCCCAAATTTTTTCCAAATCTCATTGTGTATGATTGGTTCCACTTAAAACTACTAATAATAATGGACCCTTCTATGCACATAAACCACCCAATTTAAATTAGTCACAACGTGTGCCACGCCGTTTAGGAAAAAAATTGGAAACAGAATTTGGGATACATGGCAttactcttttattttaaaattatacattgTTACCATAAAATATGATACATATGAGTCCACAAAATTCGGGTTCTCTAAATATTACTGGTCATATTTTAGGAAGTACTCGTTATATCTAGAGCAATGTTAAGGACTCCCAAATTTGTTCCTAGATTTTCCTtattttaattgtatttatGTTAATTTTAATCACCAAAATATTCTTAAGGACTCCCAAATCTGTTCCTAGATTTTCCTtattttaattgtatttatgttttttttgagtaaaattGTATTGATGTTAATTTTAATCACCAAAATATTCTTATACAAAAAATCCCCAAAATATTAAATCGATCTTCTCTAATTCATTCTTGCACATTACTTGCCGCGCCTACCGAACTAActaaacaacagaaaataaatatatccacAAACACAATCGTTAATTGACCGGTTTAATCTTGTTGAGAacttaatttacgaaacaataAACAATAATGTTGTGTAGCTTCACTTCGAATCCATCAATAGTTGCAATAAATGTAACAAGCAGCAGAAAATGTAGAGGAAACGTATAGCAATAAATTCATCCAGCAACAGTATATAATCTGTGtgtgggagagggagagagagggcgGGGAGAGAGAGTGgtagagagagggagggaggagagagagagagagagagagagagagagagggagggaggtggagagagagagagagagaggaccGAGTTTGACGACGCAACGAATCTGTTTAACAGTTATCGCTGTTTCTGTTCTGTTGGGCTCCGACTCCATCGTTTCTGTACTAAGCTCTGTCTGAATCTGTGTTTTTTGACCAAAGTATACTAGTTGCACTTCCACTCCCGGTTCGGtccgaaaaaaattaaaacttcggtcctcggtctattcggttcggtccggttttggaccggaccgaccgaatgctcacccctacccttttacatgtccattttgcttttcgagaagtcaaattgaccaatttttgactaaacattacgaGTTATCTACCCAATAtttctaaaatctgaaagttgcgtATTAAAATAGACTCAATATACtatctaatgatataattttaattatttttctcaattatctgatATACGTAAAGTCCtgtcaaaataaagtcaatttgactgatcaaaagtcaaaatggacatgtaaaaggggacggagggagtataaacttaaagtactccctctgtttcaaaatgtatgacgttttgactttttgcacgtacttCAAAATCATTTGACCATGTActtatgtttattatttttaaaattttatttttttaaataaaagtatatagtcaaaattttaaagtataaatttttttaaaagaagtgatgaTTCTAGATGCTTGGTCAAAGCAAGTTGAAAtgtgtgtaaaaaatcaaaacgtcGTACATTTTGAAACGGAAGGAGTAGTATTTATCTCTGTTAAAATGTACTTGGATAAAATCTCCAACCACAAATTTTAACTACTTTGACCGTTTGGCGCATTACATAGCAAGTCAtgtttagtttaaaaaaaatcacttttaagttttaaaaaccctgttaaaaataaaataatagctATACACAAAAAACCGTCTGATATGAAAAAACCGAGAAAATATGAGTATGCATCTAATTTATAAAACCCAAAATTGggcaaacaataataatttgcTGATATACAAAAGTAACAAAACTAACAACACTGTCCAGGAATATACAGGTTCTGTGTTGTAATCCTGGCAGAGAAGAAGCTATACAGCCAAATTCATTCAGACCATTACAGATAATTACATGTGTTTTGATGATAATTAAAGAGCTCGACAAAATTAGATCTCTTCATTCTCTGATGAAAGCAACCATGACATGTAATTAGGGCCTTGATCTGGAAGAGAATCAGATCCGACTGATGGTGGAACCACCCTCTTCCTTGTGAAGGTCTCTACAGATGGGCATACCCTTTTCCGTCCACCCCTTGGGCGAGATCGAAACTGCTCATCAGTCTCCAAAAAATCACCCTGAACAACAAAACAGTAAATAAGCACCGGTACATGCAACCATTTCCCCCGCTTTTGCAATGAAAGCTTATTCAAATAACAAAAGCGATACAACAGCAAAACTTACTTGAACATAAAGATGGCATCCAGATTTCTCGTGATTGTCTCTCACATGTTTAAATGTAAAACTCATGCCACAACCAGGAATGCTACAAAGGAAGGCTTTTTGTTCAAAATGTACAGCCTTCATGTGTTGACGGAGGTTTGATTTCTGCATTTTGattaacaattaaaatttattttggggAATTTCTAAACTAAATTTGAGCTTAAAACTAATCTTTAAATTTTCTTCCAATTCCACACATGGACTCAACTTTTACATGGGTAATTTATCAATCATTCAACAATCAAGAAATATAGTGATTCCTCGCATGCTAAGAAGTCTTACATTTGAGAAGGTGTGCAGGCAATCTTCAAAGCTGCATTTTATCCTATCAGATGGAGGCTTGGTTTTGTGAGTAAGGAGGTGACGTTTTAGGTTCTTCTTCAGATGCTTTGATCCACAAACCTCGCAGGTAACTTTGCTGTGACAAGACTGAATATGAGCCTTCAAACATTGctcatttgaaaaatatttcataCAGCCAGGATCAGAACAGAATGCTTCTGTCGACTCTAACTTAACTGCAAACATAATGGGTCCTTTGTTAGCACAACATTCGGAAAAAATGAGACATTACAACAAAACACCAAACTGCAAAATGCtgacaaaacaaacacaaaatttgaTTCAAGTACAAAAGATCTATGACATTATAGAAAGACTATACAAAAGGCTAGCAAATATGCAATTACCATGTGAATCTTCATGCTTCCTCAACCGTGAGGCATATTTAAAAACCTTTCCGCACCCAGGTTCAGGACATGTGTATTCTTTCAGAGCATCAACTTCGATAGGGGAAGAATCATCATGAAATACCTTAACATGCTTCTTCATGTTACTTTGACTTGAAAATTTCTGGCAGCAGCCTGTGACAGAACATTCGAAAAGTTCCCCTTGGTCCTGCAGATGGCGATTCAGGAGGTCCTTCCTTCTGTAACTGGAACTGCAGAGAGCATCAACTTCGATAGGGGAAGAATCATTATGAAATTCCTTTACATGCCTCTTCATGTTACTTTGAATGGAAAATCTGTGACTGCAGCCCATGGAAGAACATTCAAAAAGTTTCCCTTGGTGCTGCAAAAGGTGGCGATTCAGGTGGTCCTTCCTTCTGTAACTGGAATCGCAGTCGTCTACTGGACACATAAATGGTCTCTGCAAGCAAGTTGTAACACATCACTGAAAGAATTCAGGTATCTAAATACTTGAACATCACACTACTACAGAAACAAAAACCTTTCAAACCTCGAGCTGATACCGCGTGTGCTGAGGCTCCCCTGATGGAGCTTCTCAGGAGGTCCCCCTACCTGATACTATTCCAATCAAGGTAAATGTTGAAGCCCCTCACATTTGAACTCCAGAGGGATCCAATGCTTCACGCaacattttaatttaactaactTACTCGGAGCAACTTAGAACCCTGCAAGATGTAATcctttaaactaacaatcatgtaaaaagaaaagaaatagggAAGTCTAGTCCATCCTAGGACTTGCAGTTCAAACAACATATGCAACGCAAGCACCATATATGTTGGTAAACTCTAGTTTGACGAGAATCTGAGCAACTGAAGGAAAGGGAATTTCAAAAGAGAAAGGTCTGTTTGTTGTGCTCAGTTTCATCAGAGGATGGACTTTTGACATCAGTACTTGACAAAAACGCACAAGCAACAAAAAAGATTATAGCAGTTCTGTAATGAATTAGGCTTTTAAAGAGAGTTATATGCATATTATTATACCAACTGACATTCAAAATCGAGCTGGTACTGTATGTTGAATATATACGGAGGTACTAAGTCTTACCTCAAGTAAATGGCTTTGCATGTGTTGTTTCAAGTGAGCAGGCTTCTGGAAACTCAGACCACATTCCTCACAAGTATTAGACTTCAATTCCTCTTTCTCAGCATTATCATCTGCCTTTCTTTTATTCACTTCatcctaattaaaaaaaaattcaatacgAATATAAGATGATCAGCGCATAAGTATGTTAATAGTGAAATTAGTTCCAATGCATTAATAGATACCAGTTAATATCTAGTTCTTAaagagattaaaaataaatgatgtgtcaaatatatttgataataaagaaTACAAGGTATGAGCTCATGGATGCAATTTTTTAAGTCTAAACATGACAAATATTCCAGATATTCCAGTCACGCAAAATTAAAACACTTGATAACTCGAAGATATGGATATAGAGATAGAATACCTGGTGATGAGATAATATATGTGAGGATAAGAGAGTCTTCTTAGACCGACAAATACCACAATATTCACAGTAGTATCGTCTGATATCTTTGAATACTGGCCCTTTTGTAATATCAGTACCTCCTTCCTCCATCACTGAACGAATGAAAATCAATCAGATATGTTAAGCAAATGCAATATGATTCAACAAACAATTGGAAAAACATATAACAGAACAGAAATGATCATTTCGTCAATTAAATTTACAGTTCCACTTCCACACCAATACAAACTCAACTTTTTCTAGGGCTCTATGCGATGGAAAATGAACAATATCCTCCTTACATTCAGAATGACTGCTATCAGGCGGGTAATCATACAATTTCGGgctaaatattaatattcttcATTCTTTACTTCTCTCCatacaaaaaattaaagctcAATCCCACCAATTTGTATACTCATTTCCTCTTTATCCTCATAAACCTCACAAATTCCGCAAAAAGTACGATGTAATTAGCTAAACTATTATAAATACAATACCAactatcatttaaatattatcattcttCACAACCTCTACGTAAGAACAATTCCTATTTCTCGTTTCCTTAATTCTCTTTCGATAATTCTCTACAAACTATCCAACTCCTATCAAGTCAAACTTTCCGCATACATTCTAGTGCAAAACTCAATTTACACAAGCTCGAAAGTGACGCATTACAGCTCcaaatcaagatcaaatggcTCAAATTCACCATATAGCAAATTACAACGTTCAATTACAAAAGCATTCA includes:
- the LOC108200166 gene encoding transcription factor IIIA, whose product is MEEGGTDITKGPVFKDIRRYYCEYCGICRSKKTLLSSHILSHHQDEVNKRKADDNAEKEELKSNTCEECGLSFQKPAHLKQHMQSHLLERPFMCPVDDCDSSYRRKDHLNRHLLQHQGKLFECSSMGCSHRFSIQSNMKRHVKEFHNDSSPIEVDALCSSSYRRKDLLNRHLQDQGELFECSVTGCCQKFSSQSNMKKHVKVFHDDSSPIEVDALKEYTCPEPGCGKVFKYASRLRKHEDSHVKLESTEAFCSDPGCMKYFSNEQCLKAHIQSCHSKVTCEVCGSKHLKKNLKRHLLTHKTKPPSDRIKCSFEDCLHTFSNKSNLRQHMKAVHFEQKAFLCSIPGCGMSFTFKHVRDNHEKSGCHLYVQGDFLETDEQFRSRPRGGRKRVCPSVETFTRKRVVPPSVGSDSLPDQGPNYMSWLLSSENEEI